A region from the Musa acuminata AAA Group cultivar baxijiao chromosome BXJ1-10, Cavendish_Baxijiao_AAA, whole genome shotgun sequence genome encodes:
- the LOC103969174 gene encoding uncharacterized protein LOC103969174 isoform X8 yields MKRNLLCNELKVYLATENLCWCKIWSTYNHYVLTLSKRIFRNKATSLACGVLDELMKFSTLEVLVVITFTSINQVIKIKQLPVVLMSFSLGLSGCMYKVLQILNGKMQEELGLDEYRLIRECICGKIYDSATVDFTGKMATRFLHHHTAQRLFSPTKITSWMRKVLTSGLDVVLPSRSEAQHAEYWQSLAWVLFLYFHQKMMTLPLTKLSLNFSLCLKELGVDARHVKWSNSPHSSPN; encoded by the exons ATGAAGAGAAATCTGTT GTGCAACGAGTTAAAAGTTTATCTTGCCACAGAAAATCTATGTTGGTGCAAAATTTGGTCTACCTATAATCACTATGTTCTTACATTATCAAAGAG GATTTTCCGTAACAAGGCCACTTCGCTTGCATGTGGTGTACTTGATGAGCTCATGAAG TTTTCCACACTTGAAGTATTAGTTGTCATCACATTTACTTCGATAAACCAG GTTATAAAGATCAAGCAGCTACCAGTTGTTCTCATGAGCTTTTCTTTGGGATTAAGTGGTTGCATGTATAAGGTTCTTCAG ATTCTCAATGGAAAGATGCAAGAAGAACTTGGTCTG gATGAATATCGGCTGATAAGAGAGTGTATCTGTGGAAAAATATATGACTCCGCTACTGTAGACTTTACTGGTAAAATGGCCACTCGATTTCTCCATCATCACACCGCTCAGAGATTGTTTAGCCCAACAAAAATAACATCATGGATGAGAAAAGTCTTGACATCTGGTCTGGATGTTGTTCTCCCAAGTAGATCTGAAGCACAGCATGCAGAGTATTGGCAGTCTTT AGCATGGGTCCTATTCTTATATTTTCATCAGAAGATGATGACCTTGCCCCTTACCAAGTTATCTTTGAACTTTTCTCTATGTCTGAAAGAGCTCGGTGTCGATGCTAGACATGTCAAATGGAGTAATTCTCCTCAT TCATCACCAAACTGA
- the LOC103969174 gene encoding uncharacterized protein LOC103969174 isoform X1 gives MKRNLLCNELKVYLATENLCWCKIWSTYNHYVLTLSKRIFRNKATSLACGVLDELMKFSTLEVLVVITFTSINQVIKIKQLPVVLMSFSLGLSGCMYKVLQILNGKMQEELGLDEYRLIRECICGKIYDSATVDFTGKMATRFLHHHTAQRLFSPTKITSWMRKVLTSGLDVVLPSRSEAQHAEYWQSLAWVLFLYFHQKMMTLPLTKLSLNFSLCLKELGVDARHVKWSNSPHVCTIVITKLITTPMSLSYLARQLQYFPREGYSMKDQKTSEVPVTIYQSPFAVFMKRH, from the exons ATGAAGAGAAATCTGTT GTGCAACGAGTTAAAAGTTTATCTTGCCACAGAAAATCTATGTTGGTGCAAAATTTGGTCTACCTATAATCACTATGTTCTTACATTATCAAAGAG GATTTTCCGTAACAAGGCCACTTCGCTTGCATGTGGTGTACTTGATGAGCTCATGAAG TTTTCCACACTTGAAGTATTAGTTGTCATCACATTTACTTCGATAAACCAG GTTATAAAGATCAAGCAGCTACCAGTTGTTCTCATGAGCTTTTCTTTGGGATTAAGTGGTTGCATGTATAAGGTTCTTCAG ATTCTCAATGGAAAGATGCAAGAAGAACTTGGTCTG gATGAATATCGGCTGATAAGAGAGTGTATCTGTGGAAAAATATATGACTCCGCTACTGTAGACTTTACTGGTAAAATGGCCACTCGATTTCTCCATCATCACACCGCTCAGAGATTGTTTAGCCCAACAAAAATAACATCATGGATGAGAAAAGTCTTGACATCTGGTCTGGATGTTGTTCTCCCAAGTAGATCTGAAGCACAGCATGCAGAGTATTGGCAGTCTTT AGCATGGGTCCTATTCTTATATTTTCATCAGAAGATGATGACCTTGCCCCTTACCAAGTTATCTTTGAACTTTTCTCTATGTCTGAAAGAGCTCGGTGTCGATGCTAGACATGTCAAATGGAGTAATTCTCCTCATGTAT GCACTATAGTCATCACCAAACTGATTACCACTCCAATGTCATTGAGTTACTTGGCAAGGCAGCTACAATATTTTCCCAGAGAAGGCTATTCAATGAAGGATCAGAAAACCTCAGAAGTTCCTGTAACAATATATCAGAGTCCATTTGCAGTCTTCATGAAACGGCACTGA
- the LOC103969174 gene encoding uncharacterized protein LOC103969174 isoform X9, with amino-acid sequence MKRNLLCNELKVYLATENLCWCKIWSTYNHYVLTLSKRIFRNKATSLACGVLDELMKFSTLEVLVVITFTSINQVIKIKQLPVVLMSFSLGLSGCMYKVLQILNGKMQEELGLDEYRLIRECICGKIYDSATVDFTGKMATRFLHHHTAQRLFSPTKITSWMRKVLTSGLDVVLPSRSEAQHAEYWQSLAWVLFLYFHQKMMTLPLTKLSLNFSLCLKELGVDARHVKWSNSPHAL; translated from the exons ATGAAGAGAAATCTGTT GTGCAACGAGTTAAAAGTTTATCTTGCCACAGAAAATCTATGTTGGTGCAAAATTTGGTCTACCTATAATCACTATGTTCTTACATTATCAAAGAG GATTTTCCGTAACAAGGCCACTTCGCTTGCATGTGGTGTACTTGATGAGCTCATGAAG TTTTCCACACTTGAAGTATTAGTTGTCATCACATTTACTTCGATAAACCAG GTTATAAAGATCAAGCAGCTACCAGTTGTTCTCATGAGCTTTTCTTTGGGATTAAGTGGTTGCATGTATAAGGTTCTTCAG ATTCTCAATGGAAAGATGCAAGAAGAACTTGGTCTG gATGAATATCGGCTGATAAGAGAGTGTATCTGTGGAAAAATATATGACTCCGCTACTGTAGACTTTACTGGTAAAATGGCCACTCGATTTCTCCATCATCACACCGCTCAGAGATTGTTTAGCCCAACAAAAATAACATCATGGATGAGAAAAGTCTTGACATCTGGTCTGGATGTTGTTCTCCCAAGTAGATCTGAAGCACAGCATGCAGAGTATTGGCAGTCTTT AGCATGGGTCCTATTCTTATATTTTCATCAGAAGATGATGACCTTGCCCCTTACCAAGTTATCTTTGAACTTTTCTCTATGTCTGAAAGAGCTCGGTGTCGATGCTAGACATGTCAAATGGAGTAATTCTCCTCAT GCACTATAG
- the LOC103969174 gene encoding uncharacterized protein LOC103969174 isoform X3: MKRNLLCNELKVYLATENLCWCKIWSTYNHYVLTLSKRIFRNKATSLACGVLDELMKFSTLEVLVVITFTSINQVIKIKQLPVVLMSFSLGLSGCMYKVLQILNGKMQEELGLDEYRLIRECICGKIYDSATVDFTGKMATRFLHHHTAQRLFSPTKITSWMRKVLTSGLDVVLPSRSEAQHAEAWVLFLYFHQKMMTLPLTKLSLNFSLCLKELGVDARHVKWSNSPHVCTIVITKLITTPMSLSYLARQLQYFPREGYSMKDQKTSEVPVTIYQSPFAVFMKRH; encoded by the exons ATGAAGAGAAATCTGTT GTGCAACGAGTTAAAAGTTTATCTTGCCACAGAAAATCTATGTTGGTGCAAAATTTGGTCTACCTATAATCACTATGTTCTTACATTATCAAAGAG GATTTTCCGTAACAAGGCCACTTCGCTTGCATGTGGTGTACTTGATGAGCTCATGAAG TTTTCCACACTTGAAGTATTAGTTGTCATCACATTTACTTCGATAAACCAG GTTATAAAGATCAAGCAGCTACCAGTTGTTCTCATGAGCTTTTCTTTGGGATTAAGTGGTTGCATGTATAAGGTTCTTCAG ATTCTCAATGGAAAGATGCAAGAAGAACTTGGTCTG gATGAATATCGGCTGATAAGAGAGTGTATCTGTGGAAAAATATATGACTCCGCTACTGTAGACTTTACTGGTAAAATGGCCACTCGATTTCTCCATCATCACACCGCTCAGAGATTGTTTAGCCCAACAAAAATAACATCATGGATGAGAAAAGTCTTGACATCTGGTCTGGATGTTGTTCTCCCAAGTAGATCTGAAGCACAGCATGCAGA AGCATGGGTCCTATTCTTATATTTTCATCAGAAGATGATGACCTTGCCCCTTACCAAGTTATCTTTGAACTTTTCTCTATGTCTGAAAGAGCTCGGTGTCGATGCTAGACATGTCAAATGGAGTAATTCTCCTCATGTAT GCACTATAGTCATCACCAAACTGATTACCACTCCAATGTCATTGAGTTACTTGGCAAGGCAGCTACAATATTTTCCCAGAGAAGGCTATTCAATGAAGGATCAGAAAACCTCAGAAGTTCCTGTAACAATATATCAGAGTCCATTTGCAGTCTTCATGAAACGGCACTGA
- the LOC103969174 gene encoding uncharacterized protein LOC103969174 isoform X6: MKRNLLCNELKVYLATENLCWCKIWSTYNHYVLTLSKRIFRNKATSLACGVLDELMKVIKIKQLPVVLMSFSLGLSGCMYKVLQILNGKMQEELGLDEYRLIRECICGKIYDSATVDFTGKMATRFLHHHTAQRLFSPTKITSWMRKVLTSGLDVVLPSRSEAQHAEAWVLFLYFHQKMMTLPLTKLSLNFSLCLKELGVDARHVKWSNSPHVCTIVITKLITTPMSLSYLARQLQYFPREGYSMKDQKTSEVPVTIYQSPFAVFMKRH, translated from the exons ATGAAGAGAAATCTGTT GTGCAACGAGTTAAAAGTTTATCTTGCCACAGAAAATCTATGTTGGTGCAAAATTTGGTCTACCTATAATCACTATGTTCTTACATTATCAAAGAG GATTTTCCGTAACAAGGCCACTTCGCTTGCATGTGGTGTACTTGATGAGCTCATGAAG GTTATAAAGATCAAGCAGCTACCAGTTGTTCTCATGAGCTTTTCTTTGGGATTAAGTGGTTGCATGTATAAGGTTCTTCAG ATTCTCAATGGAAAGATGCAAGAAGAACTTGGTCTG gATGAATATCGGCTGATAAGAGAGTGTATCTGTGGAAAAATATATGACTCCGCTACTGTAGACTTTACTGGTAAAATGGCCACTCGATTTCTCCATCATCACACCGCTCAGAGATTGTTTAGCCCAACAAAAATAACATCATGGATGAGAAAAGTCTTGACATCTGGTCTGGATGTTGTTCTCCCAAGTAGATCTGAAGCACAGCATGCAGA AGCATGGGTCCTATTCTTATATTTTCATCAGAAGATGATGACCTTGCCCCTTACCAAGTTATCTTTGAACTTTTCTCTATGTCTGAAAGAGCTCGGTGTCGATGCTAGACATGTCAAATGGAGTAATTCTCCTCATGTAT GCACTATAGTCATCACCAAACTGATTACCACTCCAATGTCATTGAGTTACTTGGCAAGGCAGCTACAATATTTTCCCAGAGAAGGCTATTCAATGAAGGATCAGAAAACCTCAGAAGTTCCTGTAACAATATATCAGAGTCCATTTGCAGTCTTCATGAAACGGCACTGA
- the LOC103969174 gene encoding uncharacterized protein LOC103969174 isoform X11 has product MKRNLLCNELKVYLATENLCWCKIWSTYNHYVLTLSKRIFRNKATSLACGVLDELMKVIKIKQLPVVLMSFSLGLSGCMYKVLQILNGKMQEELGLDEYRLIRECICGKIYDSATVDFTGKMATRFLHHHTAQRLFSPTKITSWMRKVLTSGLDVVLPSRSEAQHAEYWQSLAWVLFLYFHQKMMTLPLTKLSLNFSLCLKELGVDARHVKWSNSPHAL; this is encoded by the exons ATGAAGAGAAATCTGTT GTGCAACGAGTTAAAAGTTTATCTTGCCACAGAAAATCTATGTTGGTGCAAAATTTGGTCTACCTATAATCACTATGTTCTTACATTATCAAAGAG GATTTTCCGTAACAAGGCCACTTCGCTTGCATGTGGTGTACTTGATGAGCTCATGAAG GTTATAAAGATCAAGCAGCTACCAGTTGTTCTCATGAGCTTTTCTTTGGGATTAAGTGGTTGCATGTATAAGGTTCTTCAG ATTCTCAATGGAAAGATGCAAGAAGAACTTGGTCTG gATGAATATCGGCTGATAAGAGAGTGTATCTGTGGAAAAATATATGACTCCGCTACTGTAGACTTTACTGGTAAAATGGCCACTCGATTTCTCCATCATCACACCGCTCAGAGATTGTTTAGCCCAACAAAAATAACATCATGGATGAGAAAAGTCTTGACATCTGGTCTGGATGTTGTTCTCCCAAGTAGATCTGAAGCACAGCATGCAGAGTATTGGCAGTCTTT AGCATGGGTCCTATTCTTATATTTTCATCAGAAGATGATGACCTTGCCCCTTACCAAGTTATCTTTGAACTTTTCTCTATGTCTGAAAGAGCTCGGTGTCGATGCTAGACATGTCAAATGGAGTAATTCTCCTCAT GCACTATAG
- the LOC103969174 gene encoding uncharacterized protein LOC103969174 isoform X5 encodes MKRNLLCNELKVYLATENLCWCKIWSTYNHYVLTLSKRIFRNKATSLACGVLDELMKVIKIKQLPVVLMSFSLGLSGCMYKVLQILNGKMQEELGLDEYRLIRECICGKIYDSATVDFTGKMATRFLHHHTAQRLFSPTKITSWMRKVLTSGLDVVLPSRSEAQHAEYWQSLAWVLFLYFHQKMMTLPLTKLSLNFSLCLKELGVDARHVKWSNSPHVFITKLITTPMSLSYLARQLQYFPREGYSMKDQKTSEVPVTIYQSPFAVFMKRH; translated from the exons ATGAAGAGAAATCTGTT GTGCAACGAGTTAAAAGTTTATCTTGCCACAGAAAATCTATGTTGGTGCAAAATTTGGTCTACCTATAATCACTATGTTCTTACATTATCAAAGAG GATTTTCCGTAACAAGGCCACTTCGCTTGCATGTGGTGTACTTGATGAGCTCATGAAG GTTATAAAGATCAAGCAGCTACCAGTTGTTCTCATGAGCTTTTCTTTGGGATTAAGTGGTTGCATGTATAAGGTTCTTCAG ATTCTCAATGGAAAGATGCAAGAAGAACTTGGTCTG gATGAATATCGGCTGATAAGAGAGTGTATCTGTGGAAAAATATATGACTCCGCTACTGTAGACTTTACTGGTAAAATGGCCACTCGATTTCTCCATCATCACACCGCTCAGAGATTGTTTAGCCCAACAAAAATAACATCATGGATGAGAAAAGTCTTGACATCTGGTCTGGATGTTGTTCTCCCAAGTAGATCTGAAGCACAGCATGCAGAGTATTGGCAGTCTTT AGCATGGGTCCTATTCTTATATTTTCATCAGAAGATGATGACCTTGCCCCTTACCAAGTTATCTTTGAACTTTTCTCTATGTCTGAAAGAGCTCGGTGTCGATGCTAGACATGTCAAATGGAGTAATTCTCCTCATGTAT TCATCACCAAACTGATTACCACTCCAATGTCATTGAGTTACTTGGCAAGGCAGCTACAATATTTTCCCAGAGAAGGCTATTCAATGAAGGATCAGAAAACCTCAGAAGTTCCTGTAACAATATATCAGAGTCCATTTGCAGTCTTCATGAAACGGCACTGA
- the LOC103969174 gene encoding uncharacterized protein LOC103969174 isoform X2, whose amino-acid sequence MKRNLLCNELKVYLATENLCWCKIWSTYNHYVLTLSKRIFRNKATSLACGVLDELMKFSTLEVLVVITFTSINQVIKIKQLPVVLMSFSLGLSGCMYKVLQILNGKMQEELGLDEYRLIRECICGKIYDSATVDFTGKMATRFLHHHTAQRLFSPTKITSWMRKVLTSGLDVVLPSRSEAQHAEYWQSLAWVLFLYFHQKMMTLPLTKLSLNFSLCLKELGVDARHVKWSNSPHVFITKLITTPMSLSYLARQLQYFPREGYSMKDQKTSEVPVTIYQSPFAVFMKRH is encoded by the exons ATGAAGAGAAATCTGTT GTGCAACGAGTTAAAAGTTTATCTTGCCACAGAAAATCTATGTTGGTGCAAAATTTGGTCTACCTATAATCACTATGTTCTTACATTATCAAAGAG GATTTTCCGTAACAAGGCCACTTCGCTTGCATGTGGTGTACTTGATGAGCTCATGAAG TTTTCCACACTTGAAGTATTAGTTGTCATCACATTTACTTCGATAAACCAG GTTATAAAGATCAAGCAGCTACCAGTTGTTCTCATGAGCTTTTCTTTGGGATTAAGTGGTTGCATGTATAAGGTTCTTCAG ATTCTCAATGGAAAGATGCAAGAAGAACTTGGTCTG gATGAATATCGGCTGATAAGAGAGTGTATCTGTGGAAAAATATATGACTCCGCTACTGTAGACTTTACTGGTAAAATGGCCACTCGATTTCTCCATCATCACACCGCTCAGAGATTGTTTAGCCCAACAAAAATAACATCATGGATGAGAAAAGTCTTGACATCTGGTCTGGATGTTGTTCTCCCAAGTAGATCTGAAGCACAGCATGCAGAGTATTGGCAGTCTTT AGCATGGGTCCTATTCTTATATTTTCATCAGAAGATGATGACCTTGCCCCTTACCAAGTTATCTTTGAACTTTTCTCTATGTCTGAAAGAGCTCGGTGTCGATGCTAGACATGTCAAATGGAGTAATTCTCCTCATGTAT TCATCACCAAACTGATTACCACTCCAATGTCATTGAGTTACTTGGCAAGGCAGCTACAATATTTTCCCAGAGAAGGCTATTCAATGAAGGATCAGAAAACCTCAGAAGTTCCTGTAACAATATATCAGAGTCCATTTGCAGTCTTCATGAAACGGCACTGA
- the LOC103969174 gene encoding uncharacterized protein LOC103969174 isoform X4 — MKRNLLCNELKVYLATENLCWCKIWSTYNHYVLTLSKRIFRNKATSLACGVLDELMKVIKIKQLPVVLMSFSLGLSGCMYKVLQILNGKMQEELGLDEYRLIRECICGKIYDSATVDFTGKMATRFLHHHTAQRLFSPTKITSWMRKVLTSGLDVVLPSRSEAQHAEYWQSLAWVLFLYFHQKMMTLPLTKLSLNFSLCLKELGVDARHVKWSNSPHVCTIVITKLITTPMSLSYLARQLQYFPREGYSMKDQKTSEVPVTIYQSPFAVFMKRH; from the exons ATGAAGAGAAATCTGTT GTGCAACGAGTTAAAAGTTTATCTTGCCACAGAAAATCTATGTTGGTGCAAAATTTGGTCTACCTATAATCACTATGTTCTTACATTATCAAAGAG GATTTTCCGTAACAAGGCCACTTCGCTTGCATGTGGTGTACTTGATGAGCTCATGAAG GTTATAAAGATCAAGCAGCTACCAGTTGTTCTCATGAGCTTTTCTTTGGGATTAAGTGGTTGCATGTATAAGGTTCTTCAG ATTCTCAATGGAAAGATGCAAGAAGAACTTGGTCTG gATGAATATCGGCTGATAAGAGAGTGTATCTGTGGAAAAATATATGACTCCGCTACTGTAGACTTTACTGGTAAAATGGCCACTCGATTTCTCCATCATCACACCGCTCAGAGATTGTTTAGCCCAACAAAAATAACATCATGGATGAGAAAAGTCTTGACATCTGGTCTGGATGTTGTTCTCCCAAGTAGATCTGAAGCACAGCATGCAGAGTATTGGCAGTCTTT AGCATGGGTCCTATTCTTATATTTTCATCAGAAGATGATGACCTTGCCCCTTACCAAGTTATCTTTGAACTTTTCTCTATGTCTGAAAGAGCTCGGTGTCGATGCTAGACATGTCAAATGGAGTAATTCTCCTCATGTAT GCACTATAGTCATCACCAAACTGATTACCACTCCAATGTCATTGAGTTACTTGGCAAGGCAGCTACAATATTTTCCCAGAGAAGGCTATTCAATGAAGGATCAGAAAACCTCAGAAGTTCCTGTAACAATATATCAGAGTCCATTTGCAGTCTTCATGAAACGGCACTGA
- the LOC103969174 gene encoding uncharacterized protein LOC103969174 isoform X10, with protein sequence MKFSTLEVLVVITFTSINQVIKIKQLPVVLMSFSLGLSGCMYKVLQILNGKMQEELGLDEYRLIRECICGKIYDSATVDFTGKMATRFLHHHTAQRLFSPTKITSWMRKVLTSGLDVVLPSRSEAQHAEYWQSLAWVLFLYFHQKMMTLPLTKLSLNFSLCLKELGVDARHVKWSNSPHVCTIVITKLITTPMSLSYLARQLQYFPREGYSMKDQKTSEVPVTIYQSPFAVFMKRH encoded by the exons ATGAAG TTTTCCACACTTGAAGTATTAGTTGTCATCACATTTACTTCGATAAACCAG GTTATAAAGATCAAGCAGCTACCAGTTGTTCTCATGAGCTTTTCTTTGGGATTAAGTGGTTGCATGTATAAGGTTCTTCAG ATTCTCAATGGAAAGATGCAAGAAGAACTTGGTCTG gATGAATATCGGCTGATAAGAGAGTGTATCTGTGGAAAAATATATGACTCCGCTACTGTAGACTTTACTGGTAAAATGGCCACTCGATTTCTCCATCATCACACCGCTCAGAGATTGTTTAGCCCAACAAAAATAACATCATGGATGAGAAAAGTCTTGACATCTGGTCTGGATGTTGTTCTCCCAAGTAGATCTGAAGCACAGCATGCAGAGTATTGGCAGTCTTT AGCATGGGTCCTATTCTTATATTTTCATCAGAAGATGATGACCTTGCCCCTTACCAAGTTATCTTTGAACTTTTCTCTATGTCTGAAAGAGCTCGGTGTCGATGCTAGACATGTCAAATGGAGTAATTCTCCTCATGTAT GCACTATAGTCATCACCAAACTGATTACCACTCCAATGTCATTGAGTTACTTGGCAAGGCAGCTACAATATTTTCCCAGAGAAGGCTATTCAATGAAGGATCAGAAAACCTCAGAAGTTCCTGTAACAATATATCAGAGTCCATTTGCAGTCTTCATGAAACGGCACTGA
- the LOC103969174 gene encoding uncharacterized protein LOC103969174 isoform X7 codes for MKRNLLIFRNKATSLACGVLDELMKVIKIKQLPVVLMSFSLGLSGCMYKVLQILNGKMQEELGLDEYRLIRECICGKIYDSATVDFTGKMATRFLHHHTAQRLFSPTKITSWMRKVLTSGLDVVLPSRSEAQHAEYWQSLAWVLFLYFHQKMMTLPLTKLSLNFSLCLKELGVDARHVKWSNSPHVCTIVITKLITTPMSLSYLARQLQYFPREGYSMKDQKTSEVPVTIYQSPFAVFMKRH; via the exons ATGAAGAGAAATCTGTT GATTTTCCGTAACAAGGCCACTTCGCTTGCATGTGGTGTACTTGATGAGCTCATGAAG GTTATAAAGATCAAGCAGCTACCAGTTGTTCTCATGAGCTTTTCTTTGGGATTAAGTGGTTGCATGTATAAGGTTCTTCAG ATTCTCAATGGAAAGATGCAAGAAGAACTTGGTCTG gATGAATATCGGCTGATAAGAGAGTGTATCTGTGGAAAAATATATGACTCCGCTACTGTAGACTTTACTGGTAAAATGGCCACTCGATTTCTCCATCATCACACCGCTCAGAGATTGTTTAGCCCAACAAAAATAACATCATGGATGAGAAAAGTCTTGACATCTGGTCTGGATGTTGTTCTCCCAAGTAGATCTGAAGCACAGCATGCAGAGTATTGGCAGTCTTT AGCATGGGTCCTATTCTTATATTTTCATCAGAAGATGATGACCTTGCCCCTTACCAAGTTATCTTTGAACTTTTCTCTATGTCTGAAAGAGCTCGGTGTCGATGCTAGACATGTCAAATGGAGTAATTCTCCTCATGTAT GCACTATAGTCATCACCAAACTGATTACCACTCCAATGTCATTGAGTTACTTGGCAAGGCAGCTACAATATTTTCCCAGAGAAGGCTATTCAATGAAGGATCAGAAAACCTCAGAAGTTCCTGTAACAATATATCAGAGTCCATTTGCAGTCTTCATGAAACGGCACTGA
- the LOC103969174 gene encoding uncharacterized protein LOC103969174 isoform X12, which translates to MKRNLLCNELKVYLATENLCWCKIWSTYNHYVLTLSKRIFRNKATSLACGVLDELMKFSTLEVLVVITFTSINQVIKIKQLPVVLMSFSLGLSGCMYKVLQILNGKMQEELGLDEYRLIRECICGKIYDSATVDFTEHGSYSYIFIRR; encoded by the exons ATGAAGAGAAATCTGTT GTGCAACGAGTTAAAAGTTTATCTTGCCACAGAAAATCTATGTTGGTGCAAAATTTGGTCTACCTATAATCACTATGTTCTTACATTATCAAAGAG GATTTTCCGTAACAAGGCCACTTCGCTTGCATGTGGTGTACTTGATGAGCTCATGAAG TTTTCCACACTTGAAGTATTAGTTGTCATCACATTTACTTCGATAAACCAG GTTATAAAGATCAAGCAGCTACCAGTTGTTCTCATGAGCTTTTCTTTGGGATTAAGTGGTTGCATGTATAAGGTTCTTCAG ATTCTCAATGGAAAGATGCAAGAAGAACTTGGTCTG gATGAATATCGGCTGATAAGAGAGTGTATCTGTGGAAAAATATATGACTCCGCTACTGTAGACTTTACTG AGCATGGGTCCTATTCTTATATTTTCATCAGAAGATGA